DNA sequence from the Thermococcus gammatolerans EJ3 genome:
GCCAAAATCTCCGCTGGGATATCGTCGAGCGTCCAGTCGAAGAGCTCCTCGTCGAGTTCTCCCTGACCCTCAGCTGCCATGAGGATTTTGGCCCTCTTCTTTCCTCCGAGGTGTTCAGCCAAAGTTTTCACCTTCGGAAGGCCGAGCATCCTGTAGAGGCCGGGGTTTGACTCGTCGGCGTCTATGATGAGGACATGGTAGCCCCTCTCGGCCAGGTACTTTCCGAGCATCGCGCTTATCGTGCTCTTTCCGCATCCGCCTTTACCGCTCACGAGCACTTTCATGGTATCACCAAAATTGGAATCAGTAACACGTTTTTAATTTTTTGGAAAAGGCCTGAATGGGAGAGCGATCACACAAGTTCTCTTCCCGTTCCGGTCATCACGAGCTTTCCGTGCTTAACTCCCTTGAGGCTCAACAACCTGTCGGCTATCTCCTTTATTCTCTTCGCCTTTCCCTTCACGATGACGACTTCGAGGCAGTTGTGCTCGTCCATGTGGACGTGGATGCTCGAAACTATTTCATCGAGGTAGTCGTGCTGCAGATCGAGGAGTTCCTTGACGACATCGGCCTCATCGTGGTTGTAGAGCATCGTTATAGTCCCCGCGACTTCCGCATCGCCCACTTCCCACTCGTGTCGTACTATGAAGTCCCTGATGAGATCCCTTATTGCCTCGCTCCTGTTTACGTACCCCTTCTCCTCGATTATCCTGTCGAACTTCTCGAGGAGCTCCTCGGGTATGGACACACCGAACCTTACGACGCCCATATTACCACCCTCACCTCAGGTTTGAAACTTCACCCTTTTTAAGGTAACACTCCAATGCTATCTTGGTGATACCATGCACGAGTGGGCGCTGGCTGATGCCATAGTTAGGACAGTCCTGGACTACGCCCAGAGGGAGGGGGCAAAGAGGGTAAAGGCCGTTAGAGTAGTTCTCGGCGAACTCCAGGACGTTGCAGAAGATATCGTGAAGTTCGCTATGGAGCAGATGTTCGCGGGGACGATTGCCGAGGGGGCCGAGATAATCTTCGAGGAGGAAGAGGCCGTCTTCAAGTGCCGCAACTGCGGGCACACCTGGAAGCTCAAGGAGGTCAAGGACCGCTTCGACGAGCGCATAAAGGAGGACATCCACTTCATTCCTGAGGTCGTTCACGCCTTCCTTGCCTGCCCGAAGTGCGGAAGCCACGACTTTGAGGTCGTCCAGGGTAGGGGCGTTTACGTGGCTGGAATAATGATTGAGAAGGAGGGAGAGGCATGATCGACCCGCGCGAGATAGCGATAAATGCGAGGCTTGAGAAGGTCAAGAGGATAATCCCCGTCGTCAGCGGAAAGGGCGGCGTTGGAAAATCGCTCGTCTCGACGACCCTCGCTTTGGCCCTGGCCGAGAAGGGTCATAGGGTCGGTCTGCTCGACCTCGACTTTCACGGGGCAAGTGACCACGTGATTCTCGGCTTCGAGCCGAAGGAGTTCCCGGAGGAGGACAGGGGCGTCGTCCCGCCTACCGTTCACGGGATAAAGTTCATGACGATAGCCTACTACACCGAGGACAGGCCGACACCGCTCCGCGGTAAGGAAATCAGCGACGCCCTCATCGAACTCCTGACGATAACGCGCTGGGATGAGCTCGACTACCTCGTCATTGACATGCCACCTGGACTCGGCGACCAGCTGTTGGATGTCCTCCGCTTCCTCAAGAGGGGTGAGTTCCTGGTCGTTGCAACCCCGTCGAAGCTCGCCCTCAACGTCGTGGAAAAGCTCATCCAGCTCCTTCTTGAGGAGAATCACAAAGTCCTCGGCGTCGTTGAGAACATGAAGCTCGATGAGGAGGAAGACGTCAAGAAGCTCGCAGAGCGCCACAACGTCCCATACCTTGTCGGCATACCGTTCTACCCAGAGCTTGACGCAAAGGTCGGCAACGTCGAGGAGCTCATGAAGACGGAGTTCGCGGAGAAGATAAGGGAGCTTGCTGAGAAGCTGTGATTTCTCTTCTTTTGTTCCAATGTTTTATTTTTGCCAGTTAACTCCAGAAAGTTCACGCATAAAGTTTTAACCGAGAAGGAAAGTTTAGCCTATGAGACGAGAGACCCGAACACTATTACTCCTTACCTTTCTCTCACCTTTCTTGGCCGAAGTTCTCGGTGGTTCAACACATCCGCTCCAGCTGGTGGTTCAACCACTCTCTTTTCCTTTCCTCTGGCTCTTCTACGGTTCTGGCGTTCTCCTGATTCGCGAAGCGTGGGTGAGGTTCGGTGGTGGACAGGCTGGACTCATGCTCTTAGGCGCCCTCTACGGCGTCGTCGAGGAAGGAGTTATAATCCGTTCATGGTTCGACCCAGACTGGCCTGACCTCGGAGCTCTCAGAGACTACGGCAGGGTCTTCGGCGTGAACGCGAGCTGGGCCGTTCTCCTGACAATCTACCACACCACGATGAGCATAGCTATTCCAATTTTGGTAGTGGAACTGCTCTATCCCGAACTTCGCGGAAAGTCTCTCATTGGAAAACGAGGAGTCCTACTGACCACACTCGCTTTCTGCGCCTCGGCCTTTGCCTTCGCACACCTCACCAGCTATGTCCCTTCCCCTGCGCAGTATTCAGTGGCCCTCTTCTCTGCTCTCGCGCTCTTACTTCTCGCCAGAAAGTTTGGGAGCATTGATGTTCCCTTCACACCAGCGCATCCATTTATCCTTGGCTTTCTTTCGGGAGCAATGATTTTCACGAGCCTTGCATTCCTCCCCAAGGCCCTTCCACCGCTCGCAACCAGCACAGTTGGAACGCTCGCCCTCGTCCTGTTCTTCGCTTCCCTTAACGGGGACGAGAAAAGGGCCGTACTCGGCTTTTTGGCGTTCTGGTTGATAATCTATGATATCCTGCTCGAGCTTGTTGGTGTCATCGGTGAGGCGATACTCGGCCCGCTGAGCTACGTTTTCCTCTTCAGACGTCTAGGCGCGGTAGATCGGGCCAGCACAGACCAACACCAAGCCGAGCGGTGATAAAGGTCATCTTTTAAATTCTGCCTCCAATCAAAAACTAGAGACCAAAGAGCCTTCTTATTGAGTGCTAAATTCTTTTTGATATGGCCTGCAATGAGAAACGCTGATTTTGTTATCTCAAAAACATGAAGTACTTCTTCATTTCAACAACAAAGCGGTTAAAATTTTAAGGCCGAAGAATGAATTCATGGGGAAGTTCTGGGGTGAAAATATGAACCTCGAAGAACTCTTCCAGAATGCAAAAAGAGTTGTCATATGTGGAATCGGGAACGACATCAGGGGAGATGACGCCTTCGGCGTTCTGGTCGCGGAGAGGCTGAAGGAGTTGCTCGACAACCCCGACGTCCTCGTGCTGAACTGCGGGGAGGTTCCGGAGAACTACACTGGTAAGATAGCGAACTTTAAGCCCGACCTGGTGGTTTTCGTGGATGCTGTTGATTTCGGCGGTGAAGTCGGCGAGTACATCACAGCCGACCCGGAGGGAACGCTCGGCGAGGCAATATCGACGCACGGCCTTCCGCTGAAGTTCGTAACCCAGTTCATGAAGACGATGGTCAAGGCGGAGTTCGTGCTCATAGGCTGTCAGCCTGGTTCGACGGGCCTCTTCCAGGAGCCGAGCGAGCTGATAAAGAAGCGCGCCGAGAGATTAGCGGAACTGCTGGCGGGGATTCTAAAAAGGGAATAAGAACCTAAAAGACAAGCAGGGATTGGTTTCTCTTCCTTTTGGACACCAACCGAGGGAGTATTACCTAAGAGTCGGGTTATTGCCTCCGCAGTTCGCCCTTCATTTTCAAGTACTCCTCCCTGCTCAGCGGGAAGCTCTTGGCGGAGGCAAGGAAAGAGTTCACAAGCCTCACCTGCTGTTTGAAGACCTCATCGGGGTTCTCCTTCAGTCTCTTCACGTAAAGCCTGATGAATGCGAGCCTCTCTTCCAAATCGCGCTTAGAACGGAACTTCAACACCGAGCCTCCCCGCATAGTCATTGAGCGCCCTCCAGTCAATTTTCTCTTTGAACAGCTCGTAGAGGAAGAAAGCATCTTCTAAGTCCTTGTCAGTGCCGAGGTAGAGCTTGTACGCTATCTGGAGTTCTATTGGAGATATGTAAATCACCCGCCCGTTGAACCAGACGGGAATCCTCTTTTCGAGCGCCTCCCTGTGGAAGGCATCCTTGGGAAACTTTATTTCGGCGTTTGGGATTATCTCACCCTTTCTGACCATCCGTATTCCAAGCCTGCCGGCAAGCATTTCGTACAGACCCTCACAGGCTTCGGGATTGAGAAACTCAAAGCCAGCTTTCTGCGCGTCTTCGCACATGGAAATGAACTCCTCTTGGGGGAGTGGTTCTATAACGACATCGACATCCTCGGTGCCCCTCGAGCGGCCGAAAAGAATGGTAACGTATCCACTGACTATAACGTAGCGGACGTGTCTCTCAAGAACATCTATGACATCAAATACAAATTTATCCAGCTCGCTGAGCTCGCGATTGAGTACTATTTTCTTCTCCGTAATCTCAATGTCCATGGTCCCACCATGAATCTTTGGAAGCTTTTTTATTTATCCCTTGTGCAATTTTCCCAAATCCTCCCTCGTGTTCACGTTGAAGAAGCTCTCGCGCCACTCCTCGGGGAGGGACTCTATCGGGAGGTAGCAGGGATTGACCTCACGGATTGCCCTGTTGAGGGCGTAGTTTCCGGCTTTTATCTTCTCCTCAAGGACTTCGCGGAAAGCGCTGGAATAAGCGGCGTGAAGGGGTTCGAGGTAGCCGTTCTCCCACCTCGGCACGCAGGCAGTTTTTCCGCTCTTCTTGAATTCGGATATGATGAAATCAACGAACTCGGGGACGAGGAGGGGCATGTCGCCGGCAACGACGAAGGCATCGCCGAGGCTTAGGGCCGTGTAAACTCCTCCCATCGGGCCTATCAGCAGGTTATCAACGACCACGCGGTAGCCGAGCTTTTCCAGTTTCTCCGCGTTGTCCTTTGAAGCAACTAAGATTATCTCGTCTATCTTTTTAGCGGTTTCAAGCCTCTCGATGGTGTAAAGAATCAAAGGCTTGCCGTTGATTCTGTAGAGTAGCTTGTCGCCCCCGAACCGCTTTCCCCTTCCGCCCGCCAAGACAGCTCCGATCATTCTTTCCTCTCCTCGTCGACTTGGATGTACTCGATGGTGCTGATGTACTTCACGTAGTCCATCGCCTTCTTAGGGTTCAGCATGTCGTTCATGAGGTTCTGGAAGTAGTTATCCTTATCGTAGGCGACCTCGTAGTTCACCACAACGTCGAGGTAGCCCGAGTGGAAGTTCTCAGCTTCCTCGCGCGTGTAGAGCTCGAAGGAGACGTGGTAGCCGTACTTCTCCTCTATCGGGTCGCGGATGTTCTCCACGAAGTCCGCCATGCGGTTCATCTTCACAGGGTCGTAGGGTTTGTCTATGACGACGACAACGTCTATCTCTGGAAAGTCCGGGTCGCGGAGGTGCCTCCCGTAGAAGACTATCGAGAGAAGGTTGTCCCCGTAGAACTCCTTGACCCTCTTTATCAACTCCTCCTTGGCCATCTTTAGCTTTGCCTCGTTCATCTCACCACCACCTGAGAAAAGTCCTGGAAAAATAAAAGTTTAATCGAAGGTCGGCTGGTAGCGGTACTCGATGTGGAGCTTGCTCTCGGAGTCGAGCTTTTCAGCCGCTTCAAGCAGGACCTTCCTGTCCTTCTCGGGCAACTCTTTAATCGGGAGCCTCAGCACGTCTCTGACTTCAATGTCGAAGGCCCTCGTGTTCTCGTCTATTCCGAGAGCGGACTTTATGAGCTTCACGGCCTCTTCGCTCAGCTCGCCCTCCTCCTCGATGATTAGCAGGTCGCCTGCGTAGTGGCCCGTAATCCTGGCCGAATACTCGGGGTAGTCCTCGTACTTGAAGCGGTAGAGCTTCCAGGGCATCTCAGACACCCGCCGTCACGGGGTACTTCTTCCTGAGGGCCTCTCCGAGAGAGTGATACTCGTCGTACAGCCTCCAGAACTCGTTTTCGAGGAAGCGCATGGCGACCTTTACCCTGGAGTCCTTCTCCTTGAGGAAGTATCCCGTGACGAGGTCGTGGAGCTTCTCCCTCGGGTTCTCATCCTCGAAGGCCTTCTCGACCAACGCCATGAAGTCGTTGAGAACCGCTTCCCTGTCGTAGTAGCCTATGACGCGCCTGAGCTCCTCGCGAAGGGTGAGCCAGTAGCGGAGCGGTATCGGCCTGTCGGGGATTCTGAACTCGACCTCGTTCTCTTTGCTCGGTGTCTCCTTCGGCGGGAGCGCAATCCAGTATTCGCCCTTCATCTTCTTCTCCTTGATGCCGAGGAGCTGGGCCACGCCGTAGAGTATCTCCTCCGGACTCGGCGGACAGCCGGGGATGTACATGTCTATCGGCACTATCATCTCCGGCCCACCGCTCCTGAGCCTGTCTCTTCCGCGCTGGGGGGAGGTGTTGTAGAGGGCGTAGCTGTTGTAGAAGATTCCACCGCTCGAGGCGCACGTACCCACGGCAACCACTATCCTCGGCTTGGGGGGCATAGCCTCGTAGGCCTTCTTGAGCGCTATCCTCGTTTGCCTTGTAAGCGGACCGGTGATGAAGAGCGCATCCGCGTGCCTCGGGTTGGGGACGACCTTGACACCGAGCCTCTCGAGGTCGTAGTAGGGGCTGAGTACATCGAGCACCTCGATGTCACAGCCGTTACATGAGCCCGCATCAACGTGATAGACCCAGACCGACTTGAGCCTTCTTCCCATCACTCCTCACCCCCCTTCTTCACGAGTATGAACGCTGGATATGCGTTGCCCTCGGTTTCCCTGAGCTTCTCGACGGTCTTGCGCATCTTTGCCTCCTGGGTCAGGCCGATTCTGT
Encoded proteins:
- the mobA gene encoding molybdenum cofactor guanylyltransferase MobA, with translation MIGAVLAGGRGKRFGGDKLLYRINGKPLILYTIERLETAKKIDEIILVASKDNAEKLEKLGYRVVVDNLLIGPMGGVYTALSLGDAFVVAGDMPLLVPEFVDFIISEFKKSGKTACVPRWENGYLEPLHAAYSSAFREVLEEKIKAGNYALNRAIREVNPCYLPIESLPEEWRESFFNVNTREDLGKLHKG
- the hypA gene encoding hydrogenase nickel incorporation protein HypA, which translates into the protein MHEWALADAIVRTVLDYAQREGAKRVKAVRVVLGELQDVAEDIVKFAMEQMFAGTIAEGAEIIFEEEEAVFKCRNCGHTWKLKEVKDRFDERIKEDIHFIPEVVHAFLACPKCGSHDFEVVQGRGVYVAGIMIEKEGEA
- a CDS encoding Mrp/NBP35 family ATP-binding protein, translated to MIDPREIAINARLEKVKRIIPVVSGKGGVGKSLVSTTLALALAEKGHRVGLLDLDFHGASDHVILGFEPKEFPEEDRGVVPPTVHGIKFMTIAYYTEDRPTPLRGKEISDALIELLTITRWDELDYLVIDMPPGLGDQLLDVLRFLKRGEFLVVATPSKLALNVVEKLIQLLLEENHKVLGVVENMKLDEEEDVKKLAERHNVPYLVGIPFYPELDAKVGNVEELMKTEFAEKIRELAEKL
- a CDS encoding hydrogenase 3 maturation endopeptidase HyCI — translated: MNLEELFQNAKRVVICGIGNDIRGDDAFGVLVAERLKELLDNPDVLVLNCGEVPENYTGKIANFKPDLVVFVDAVDFGGEVGEYITADPEGTLGEAISTHGLPLKFVTQFMKTMVKAEFVLIGCQPGSTGLFQEPSELIKKRAERLAELLAGILKRE
- a CDS encoding NADH-quinone oxidoreductase subunit B family protein → MGRRLKSVWVYHVDAGSCNGCDIEVLDVLSPYYDLERLGVKVVPNPRHADALFITGPLTRQTRIALKKAYEAMPPKPRIVVAVGTCASSGGIFYNSYALYNTSPQRGRDRLRSGGPEMIVPIDMYIPGCPPSPEEILYGVAQLLGIKEKKMKGEYWIALPPKETPSKENEVEFRIPDRPIPLRYWLTLREELRRVIGYYDREAVLNDFMALVEKAFEDENPREKLHDLVTGYFLKEKDSRVKVAMRFLENEFWRLYDEYHSLGEALRKKYPVTAGV
- the nikR gene encoding nickel-responsive transcriptional regulator NikR; translation: MGVVRFGVSIPEELLEKFDRIIEEKGYVNRSEAIRDLIRDFIVRHEWEVGDAEVAGTITMLYNHDEADVVKELLDLQHDYLDEIVSSIHVHMDEHNCLEVVIVKGKAKRIKEIADRLLSLKGVKHGKLVMTGTGRELV